In a single window of the Salmo trutta chromosome 21, fSalTru1.1, whole genome shotgun sequence genome:
- the LOC115157758 gene encoding sterile alpha motif domain-containing protein 7-like — translation MTPREQLRKMSAMGEQGALDEKHWYRLVNGMSAGELCQRQEMMMRNQIAMAPQILAKGQQRLQGVPTQFEPRFMERELVPPSEMVSSEARQMHMGGHLGPPMPRHPGISVRGFPGVGYSFMPSEPMETVARRQELIHKQNIARMEMNAILHQKEMENAHQKGLMGMNAPVMYQSNAMALRGRQRLPDDHDFFVHRTTLEEMQANNLLMSSSPYPPISTLQRDRGRRAGRRATNHKSAESHASGPKGQSEDKSVEQSPGGASGDEKVAEGKMDMGGEAVSKQHQIKMDTELSSNGRKSYKEAAQGLRKACMNSQDGCPDVTNCNSGASDKDRPSQCSAFQYPSASGPIPGMPCMFPPGECLLSAGPPNLFLNGQDMSSVEDLRKWTVDDVYIFIKNMPSCSEYAQTFKDHMIDGETLPFLTEDHLLDTMGLKLGPALKIRSQVSSRLGSMFYMMSLPLSAAAALQATPEKAGGDRSSEISSPVYCNSVEMMGSPCTSDPKGRKPTDPLPETDNPSPPSASSETA, via the exons ATGACCCCAAGGGAGCAGCTGAGGAAGATGTCAGCGATGGGGGAGCAGGGGGCTCTGGACGAGAAACACTGGTACCGCCTGGTCAACGGCATGTCTGCTGGAG AGCTATGTCAGAGGCAGGAGATGATGATGAGGAACCAGATAGCCATGGCTCCTCAGATCCTAGCCAAAGGACAGCAGAGGCTACAGGGGGTGCCCACCCAGTTTGAGCCTCGCTTCATGGAACGAGAGCTAGTTCCACCCTCGGAGATGGTATCATCTGAGGCCAGGCAGATGCACATGGGGGGTCACCTGGGTCCGCCCATGCCCCGACACCCTGGAATTTCCGTCAGGGGCTTCCCTGGAGTTGGTTACAGTTTCATGCCCTCAGAGCCCATGGAGACAGTTGCCCGGCGACAGGAGCTCATCCACAAGCAGAATATCGCCAG GATGGAGATGAATGCCATCCTCCACCAGAAGGAGATGGAGAACGCCCATCAGAAGGGTCTGATGGGTATGAATGCGCCCGTGATGTACCAGTCCAACGCTATGGCTCTCCGGGGGCGCCAGCGCCTCCCAGACGACCACGACTTCTTCGTCCATCGTACCACCCTGGAGGAAATGCAGGCCAACAACCTCCTGATGTCCTCCAGCCCCTATCCACCAATCAGCACGCTGCAGAGGGATAGGGGCCGCAGGGCTGGTCGCAGGGCAACTAATCACAAGAGCGCAGAGAGCCATGCGTCTGGCCCCAAGGGCCAATCGGAGGACAAGAGCGTGGAGCAGAGTCCCGGGGGTGCCTCTGGAGATGAGAAAGTGGCAGAGGGGAAAATGGACATGGGAGGGGAGGCAGTCAGCAAacaacatcaaatcaaaatgGACACAGAGCTCTCGTCGAATGGCAGAAAGAGCTACAAGGAGGCGGCGCAGGGCCTGCGCAAAGCCTGCATGAACAGTCAAGATGGCTGCCCTGACGTCACCAACTGCAACAGTGGCGCCAGCGACAAAGACAGGCCCAGTCAATGCTCTGCTTTCCAGTATCCCTCCGCCAGTGGACCTATCCCAGGCATGCCTTGCATGTTCCCTCCTGGTGAGTGTCTACTTTCTG CAGGGCCACCCAATCTCTTTCTTAACGGACAAGATATGTCCTCTGTTGAAGACCTTAGGAAGTGGACAGTGGATGACGTTTACATCTTCATCAAAAACATGCCCAGCTGCTCTGAATATGCTCAG ACGTTCAAGGACCACATGATAGATGGCGAGACATTGCCATTCCTGACAGAAGACCATCTACTGGACACGATGGGACTAAAGCTGGGCCCGGCACTCAAGATACGATCCCAG GTCTCGAGCCGGCTAGGCAGCATGTTCTACATGATGAGCCTCCCACTCTCCGCTGCCGCCGCCCTACAGGCCACCCCTGAGAAGGCAGGAGGAGACAGATCGTCAGAGATCAGCTCCCCTGTATACTGTAACAGTGTGGAGATGATGGGCAGCCCCTGTACCAGCGACCCAAAAGGCCGGAAACCCACAGACCCCCTCCCAGAGACTGacaacccctctcccccctcGGCCAGCAGTGAAACTGCCTGA